In Gadus chalcogrammus isolate NIFS_2021 chromosome 11, NIFS_Gcha_1.0, whole genome shotgun sequence, a single window of DNA contains:
- the vps33a gene encoding vacuolar protein sorting-associated protein 33A, which translates to MAAHLTNGRVNLNILREAARKELREFLDKCAGSKAIVWDEYLTGPFGLIAQYSLLKEHEVEKMFTLKGGRLPPADVKNIIFFVRPRLELMDIIAENVFSDKSNSRDYHILFVPRRSMLCEQRLKEQGVLGSFTNIDEYILDLIPYDGDLLSMESEGAFRECYLENDQTTLYHTAKGLMTLQALYGTIPQIYGKGDCARHVANMMLRMKREFAGSQNQILPVFDTLLLLDRNVDLLTPLATQLTYEGLIDEIYGITNGYVKLPPEKFAQKKQGEGSKDLPTEPKKLQLNSAEELYAEIRDKNFNAVGAALSKKAKIISAAFEERHNAKTVGEIKQFVSQLPHMQAARSSLANHTSIAELIKDLTTSEAFFDNLTVEQEFMTGVDTDKVNTYIEDCISQKDPLIKVLRLMCMQSVCNNGLKQKVLDFYKREILQTYGYEHMLTLNNLEKTGLLKLQTNSRNNYPTIRKTLKLWMEDANEQTPNDISYVYSGYAPLSVRLTQVLARPGWRSIEEVLKMLPGPHFEERQQLPAGLHKKRQQGENRTTLVFFLGGVTYAEITALRFLSQMEDSGMEYIIATTKLINGSSWIKSLMDHPETQIP; encoded by the exons ATGGCCGCTCACCTGACCAATGGAAGAGTGAATCTAAACATTTTGAGAGAAGCAGCACGCAAGGAGCTTCGAGAATTCTTGGACAAATGTGCGGGAAGCAAG GCCATAGTTTGGGATGAATATTTGACCGGACCCTTTGGCCTGATCGCACAGTACTCCTTACTGAAG GAACATGAAGTGGAGAAGATGTTTACCCTCAAGGGAGGGCGCCTCCCCCCTGCAGATGTCAAAAACATCATCTTCTTTGTGCGTCCCAGGCTGGAGCTGATGGACATCATTGCTGAGAATGTGTTTAG TGACAAGTCAAACTCGCGGGACTACCACATCCTGTTTGTGCCACGGAGGAGCATGCTGTGCGAGCAGCGCCTCAAGGAACAAGGGGTCCTGGGTTCGTTCACCAACATCGACGAGTACATCCTGGACCTGATTCCCTACGACGGCGACCTGCTCTCCATGGAGTCGGAAGGAGCCTTCAGG GAGTGCTATCTGGAAAACGACCAGACCACCCTGTACCACACCGCTAAAGGGCTCATGACCCTGCAGGCGCTATATGGCACCATACCCCAGATCTATGGCAAAGGCGATTGTGCACGG CATGTGGCCAACATGATGCTGAGGATGAAGAGGGAGTTTGCGGGCAGCCAGAACCAGATCCTGCCGGTGTTCGACACGCTTCTGCTGTTGGACCGCAACGTGGACCTGCTGACGCCGTTGGCCACGCAGCTCACTTACGAGGGCCTCATCGACGAGATCTACGGCATCACCAACG GTTATGTGAAGCTGCCACCTGAGAAGTTTGCCCAGAAGAAGCAGGGGGAGGGCAGCAAGGACCTGCCCACCGAGCCCAAGAAGCTGCAGCTCAACTCCGCAGAGGAGCTGTACGCAGAGATCCGAGATAAGAACTTCAACGCTGTGGGTGCTGCCCTCAGCAAGAAGGCCAAGATAATTTCAGCTGCCTTTGAG GAGCGCCACAACGCTAAGACGGTGGGAGAGATAAAGCAGTTTGTGTCCCAGCTGCCACACATGCAGGCGGCCCGTAGCTCCCTGGCTAACCACACCTCCATCGCGGAGCTCATCAAGGACCTCACAA CATCCGAGGCTTTCTTTGATAACCTCACGGTGGAACAGGAGTTCATGACTGGAGTGGACACAGACAAG GTCAACACGTACATCGAGGACTGCATCTCCCAGAAGGACCCTCTGATCAAGGTCCTGCGTCTCATGTGCATGCAGTCCGTCTGCAACAACGGCCTCAAGCAGAAGGTGCTGGACTTCTACAAGAGGGAAATCCTGCAG ACTTACGGTTATGAGCACATGCTAACTCTGAACAACCTGGAGAAGACGGGGCTCCTGAAGCTACAGACCAACTCGAGGAACAACTACCCCACCATCAGGAAGACCCTGAAGCTGTGGATGGAGGACGCAAACGAGCAG ACCCCCAACGACATCAGCTACGTGTACAGCGGCTACGCCCCTCTCAGCGTCCGTCTGACCCAGGTCCTGGCCCGGCCCGGCTGGCGCAGCATCGAGGAGGTGCTGAAGATGCTGCCCGGGCCTCACTTTGAGGAGAGGCAGCAGCTGCCCGCCGGGCTCCACAAAAAAC GCCAACAGGGGGAGAACCGCACCACGCTGGTGTTCTTCCTGGGCGGGGTGACGTACGCCGAGATCACCGCCCTGCGTTTCCTGTCGCAGATGGAAGACAGCGGGATGGAGTACATCATCGCCACGACCAAACTCATCAACGGCAGCAGCTGGATCAAATCCCTCATGGACCACCCGGAGACGCAGATCCCCTGA